Proteins encoded in a region of the Coregonus clupeaformis isolate EN_2021a chromosome 9, ASM2061545v1, whole genome shotgun sequence genome:
- the LOC123491571 gene encoding histone H4 transcription factor-like — protein sequence MPPGNKRARKEDTPLELACEWGSCQESFDQMQEFCEHVEGHLKALDIEEGDNYSFDEQSCIWKDCGFCSVESAELKRHVYFHCYHTKLKQWGQGVLKAQPSLGTCTIGLHNRNIVPDITENFICQWEQCEVRHC from the exons ATGCCTCCTGGAAACAAACGGGCAAGAAAAGAGGACACACCGCTGGAGTTGGCGTGTGAGTGGGGGTCCTGCCAAGAGTCATTCGATCAGATGCAGGAGTTCTGCGAGCATGTGGAGGGTCACCTCAAGGCGCTGGACATAGAGGAAGGGGACAATTACTCATTTG ATGAGCAGAGTTGTATATGGAAAGACTGTGGGTTCTGCTCTGTGGAGAGTGCTGAGTTGAAGCGCCACGTGTATTTCCACTGTTACCACACCAAGCTGAAGCAGTGGGGCCAGGGGGTACTCAAGGCCCAGCCCAGCCTCGGCACCTGCACCATTGGCCTCCACAACCGCAACATCGTGCCTGACATAACAGAAAACTTCATCTGCCAGTGGGAGCAATGTGAGGTGAGACACTGTTAG